The following are encoded in a window of Corynebacterium argentoratense DSM 44202 genomic DNA:
- a CDS encoding pyridoxal phosphate-dependent aminotransferase, translating to MGQPPTGAPRTALDAACEAMGSLPLGYTAIEGIPQLRQRIAEDYPGSTADDVVVTTGASGGLTALFMALKALKAREVRNNDVVGEASADGQVAVAMARPGYPAYRNLLRSIGCGVVEMPCGMDTRFQPTAPMVEGMLAEHPEVAAVIVTSPANPTGTIIESDELEAIARVCQQRGVILISDEIYHGLEYTDHTCTSAWGMRGDVVEHNVVVVGSFSKFYSMTGWRVGWLLLPPSLRDMVVDIQGNLALCAPAVSQYAALGAFDSEEPQAHVAHYARNRELLSTALEGALPHAPIEGAFYAWVDVSSLTDDSEAWCNELLDRFRIAIAPGIDFDEVDGHRYVRISFCCDTTELGAAMDILAANYLKSTSIKPRLFNTEEHS from the coding sequence GTGGGCCAGCCCCCAACAGGAGCTCCTCGCACGGCTCTAGATGCGGCATGCGAGGCAATGGGCAGCCTGCCGCTGGGATACACAGCCATCGAAGGTATCCCGCAACTCCGCCAGCGCATCGCCGAAGACTACCCGGGATCCACCGCTGATGACGTGGTGGTAACCACCGGGGCTTCCGGCGGGCTAACTGCCCTATTTATGGCGCTCAAAGCCCTAAAAGCGCGGGAAGTACGCAATAATGACGTCGTGGGGGAGGCCTCTGCTGACGGGCAGGTCGCCGTGGCGATGGCGCGGCCCGGATACCCGGCCTACCGCAACCTGCTGCGCAGCATCGGATGCGGCGTAGTCGAGATGCCGTGCGGCATGGACACCCGCTTCCAGCCCACCGCCCCAATGGTGGAAGGCATGCTCGCAGAGCACCCTGAGGTAGCCGCGGTCATTGTCACCAGCCCAGCCAACCCCACCGGAACCATCATCGAGTCGGATGAACTGGAAGCGATTGCGCGCGTCTGCCAGCAACGCGGCGTCATCCTTATTTCCGACGAGATCTACCACGGTTTGGAATACACCGACCACACCTGCACCAGTGCGTGGGGTATGCGTGGAGATGTGGTGGAGCACAACGTGGTGGTCGTTGGATCCTTTTCCAAGTTCTATTCAATGACCGGCTGGAGGGTCGGGTGGCTCCTCCTACCGCCGAGCTTGCGGGACATGGTCGTCGACATCCAAGGCAACCTCGCTTTATGCGCGCCAGCAGTTTCACAATACGCCGCACTGGGGGCCTTCGACTCCGAGGAACCACAAGCGCACGTCGCTCATTACGCGCGCAACCGCGAACTACTCAGCACAGCACTAGAAGGTGCCCTGCCCCACGCCCCCATCGAGGGCGCTTTCTACGCCTGGGTAGATGTCTCATCCCTCACCGATGACTCCGAGGCGTGGTGCAACGAGCTTTTGGACCGCTTCCGCATCGCGATCGCGCCGGGCATCGACTTCGACGAGGTTGATGGCCACCGCTACGTTCGCATCAGTTTTTGCTGCGACACCACGGAACTTGGCGCGGCGATGGATATTCTCGCGGCCAACTATCTGAAATCGACTAGCATTAAACCGCGTCTGTTTAACACCGAGGAACATTCATGA
- a CDS encoding alpha/beta hydrolase-fold protein has protein sequence MNELLQIGETSITDTTARVVIIAVLTLCVMFTARALYHRKHAKIRHRTLAALAVSVAFTFVVWLVMDVWWHPFPEEVPWFIYVSGGLAAFVLFSAIVQTRRRKTGVIIAVIAVAFAWGLSNTVYKQFPTVRSLVPEPKTVAMDYAQFKQQKDVPTLHGREVGALVTVDIEAPVSGFHHRDAVAYFPPAYFAEPDKDLPVVVLMAGNPGTPMQWFRAGGAEQTLDDYQTEHKGVAPIVISVDATGSLSANPICVDGPEAKVQTYLAVDVPAQIKSKFRVNPDQSRWTIGGLSYGGTCALQVITNAPEAYGTFLDFSGQAEPTIGDHTKTVEQFFGGDEAAFQAVNPEHLLQHAAQLVAQGQPSPYAHIDGRFIAGSEDKDSVEALKHLNELAQAAGMHTTFATVGGGHSYQTWREAFREVMNFLAQRENLQ, from the coding sequence ATGAACGAGCTGCTGCAGATCGGGGAAACCTCGATTACGGATACCACGGCGCGGGTCGTCATCATCGCTGTGTTGACCTTGTGCGTCATGTTTACGGCGCGCGCCCTCTATCACCGCAAGCACGCCAAGATTCGTCACCGTACACTCGCCGCTTTGGCAGTGTCGGTGGCGTTCACCTTTGTGGTGTGGCTGGTGATGGACGTCTGGTGGCATCCCTTCCCCGAGGAGGTCCCGTGGTTCATCTATGTTTCCGGCGGTCTGGCGGCATTTGTGCTGTTCAGCGCTATTGTTCAGACGAGGCGGCGCAAAACCGGCGTGATTATCGCTGTGATTGCGGTGGCGTTTGCGTGGGGTTTGTCCAACACTGTGTACAAGCAGTTTCCGACAGTGCGTTCGCTAGTACCGGAACCTAAAACTGTTGCGATGGACTATGCGCAGTTTAAGCAGCAGAAAGACGTGCCCACGCTGCACGGTCGCGAGGTCGGCGCCTTGGTGACGGTGGATATTGAAGCGCCGGTGTCGGGCTTCCATCACCGGGATGCGGTGGCGTATTTCCCGCCGGCGTACTTCGCAGAGCCCGATAAGGACCTGCCTGTTGTGGTGCTGATGGCCGGTAATCCAGGTACCCCGATGCAGTGGTTTAGGGCCGGTGGTGCAGAGCAGACGCTCGATGACTACCAGACGGAGCACAAAGGTGTTGCCCCCATCGTGATCAGTGTCGATGCCACAGGCAGCTTGTCGGCGAACCCCATTTGTGTGGATGGTCCGGAGGCGAAAGTTCAGACTTACTTGGCGGTGGATGTTCCCGCGCAGATCAAGTCGAAGTTCCGCGTGAATCCAGACCAAAGTCGGTGGACGATCGGCGGATTGAGCTACGGCGGAACGTGCGCGCTGCAGGTGATCACTAATGCACCCGAGGCCTACGGCACCTTCTTGGATTTCTCTGGTCAGGCGGAGCCGACCATCGGCGACCACACCAAGACCGTGGAGCAGTTTTTCGGTGGGGATGAAGCCGCTTTCCAGGCTGTGAATCCCGAGCACCTTCTTCAACATGCTGCCCAGTTGGTGGCACAGGGGCAGCCAAGCCCGTACGCCCACATTGATGGTCGCTTTATTGCCGGTAGCGAGGATAAGGATTCGGTTGAGGCGCTCAAACATCTCAACGAGTTAGCCCAGGCGGCGGGCATGCACACTACGTTCGCGACAGTTGGTGGCGGGCACAGTTATCAGACGTGGCGTGAGGCCTTCCGAGAAGTCATGAACTTCCTCGCCCAAAGAGAAAACCTCCAGTAG
- a CDS encoding potassium channel family protein, which produces MFSSRGSKTPPVIILGLGRFGLALGEELVHSGVEVLGVDADENIVSAAAQVLTHVVTADTTNIEALKQLSVHEAQRVVIAIGSDMGASVLTASAVIDLGVSSVWAKADNDSHAKILNKIGVHHVVRPERDTGRRVAHLMSGRLEEYIEFDRNFAMVKLAPPVSMIGKPIEQCPVSIVAIKPAEGVFSLPEPGTVLQPGDLVIAAGPVRELEKFGESD; this is translated from the coding sequence ATGTTTAGTTCTCGCGGTTCCAAGACCCCACCGGTGATCATTCTCGGTTTGGGCCGCTTCGGCTTGGCCTTGGGGGAGGAGCTCGTGCACTCCGGTGTGGAGGTGTTGGGTGTTGACGCCGACGAAAACATTGTTTCCGCTGCGGCGCAGGTCCTCACACACGTGGTGACCGCTGACACCACCAATATCGAGGCACTCAAGCAACTCAGTGTGCACGAGGCTCAGCGCGTCGTGATCGCCATTGGCTCCGACATGGGCGCGTCTGTTCTGACTGCTTCCGCTGTGATCGACCTGGGGGTTTCCAGCGTGTGGGCGAAAGCGGATAACGACAGTCACGCGAAGATCCTGAACAAGATCGGCGTGCACCATGTGGTGCGGCCTGAAAGGGATACCGGACGTCGCGTTGCGCACCTGATGTCCGGCCGCCTTGAGGAATACATTGAGTTCGATCGTAACTTCGCAATGGTCAAGTTGGCGCCGCCGGTGTCGATGATCGGCAAGCCTATTGAGCAGTGCCCGGTGAGCATCGTGGCGATCAAACCGGCTGAGGGCGTATTTTCTTTGCCAGAGCCCGGCACAGTGTTGCAGCCGGGTGATTTGGTGATCGCCGCGGGGCCGGTGCGCGAGCTCGAGAAATTCGGCGAGAGCGACTAG
- a CDS encoding bifunctional lysylphosphatidylglycerol flippase/synthetase MprF, which produces MNTSIGVPLGQWNPLRIVLSGAAASNGVTTVLNTVSILLFGVMAERTLGTWKFIGVAVLTQLWAGVVGLELAYLVAQASPVWGEELDREVLLTPSVWLFGTAAVASAWLPALWRRRMRAVLVGITLTLFMYTGVLADFSRLVAVIVGVAAGQWLAHGGVKAFSFPRITLRESRILVAMLLLAIAVGPLLVGLNHDAAGPLAKAAIIAITWDNVAVFANLAPFAVVFVVLSALSRGRRVAWWLALGVQLVTTVLLLVGFVAVGGEYGWSPALIVSGIGVLLPWLVGSIVLIVRRNLFRIPMHRPVLITMLWREFVVLVLSVGLWLLMQLFFGPAGASFIDVVDVVLPPAVTDNADALVLPCVLFWAASSIVLYMALVAHPNPTDQALRERMRTILQSGGGDHLSWMTLWDGNDYWCADDADGYVAYRLSANVAVTLGEPVCGAQGDRDELARQFEAFAQNNGWTVAWYSVRPEFRDALEQQGWHSVQVAQESVVDCHEVKFTGKKFQDVRTARNRAEKEGIRAEWLTWDSAGPALRERIVALSEEWVSDKALPEMGFTLGGIDELQDPQVRLLVALDQHECVHGVTSWLPAYRDGEIDGWVLDFMRRDPSGFRPVVEFLIAEAIVAANEAGVPWVSLSGAPLAHGGPDSQDDKEDVLLNVLDRVGQYLEPLYGFRSLAFFKKKFHPEHVAWSLCYQDELSLASIGVAVSKAYVPRIGAGQAVHVARVWAQG; this is translated from the coding sequence TTGAATACTTCGATAGGTGTCCCTCTGGGGCAGTGGAATCCCTTGAGGATTGTCCTGAGTGGTGCTGCCGCATCCAATGGTGTGACCACAGTGCTCAACACGGTATCTATCCTGCTGTTCGGAGTCATGGCCGAGCGCACCCTTGGCACGTGGAAGTTCATTGGCGTGGCTGTGCTGACGCAGCTGTGGGCCGGCGTGGTCGGCTTGGAGCTCGCTTACCTGGTCGCCCAGGCTTCGCCCGTGTGGGGCGAGGAGCTCGATCGCGAAGTATTGTTGACGCCGTCTGTGTGGCTGTTCGGCACGGCCGCGGTTGCGAGCGCATGGTTGCCGGCGCTGTGGCGTCGGCGTATGCGCGCGGTGCTGGTGGGTATCACCCTGACGCTGTTTATGTACACCGGTGTGCTGGCTGATTTCTCCCGCTTGGTTGCAGTTATTGTCGGTGTTGCTGCAGGTCAGTGGCTTGCGCACGGCGGGGTGAAAGCCTTTTCCTTCCCCCGGATTACATTGCGTGAGTCCCGCATTTTGGTGGCGATGCTTCTTCTGGCGATTGCTGTGGGCCCGCTGTTGGTCGGCCTTAACCATGACGCCGCGGGGCCCCTGGCCAAGGCAGCGATCATCGCAATCACGTGGGATAACGTTGCTGTTTTTGCGAACCTGGCGCCTTTCGCTGTGGTGTTTGTGGTGCTGTCCGCGCTGAGCCGTGGGCGTCGCGTTGCGTGGTGGTTGGCCTTGGGCGTGCAGTTGGTAACTACCGTGCTGCTACTGGTCGGTTTCGTGGCAGTCGGCGGTGAATATGGTTGGTCGCCTGCGCTGATAGTCAGCGGCATCGGTGTGCTGCTGCCGTGGCTCGTGGGCAGCATCGTGCTGATCGTGCGCAGGAACCTGTTTAGGATCCCGATGCACCGACCGGTGCTTATCACCATGCTGTGGCGGGAGTTCGTTGTTCTAGTCCTGTCGGTAGGTCTGTGGCTACTCATGCAGCTATTTTTCGGCCCCGCTGGGGCGAGCTTCATCGACGTGGTTGATGTTGTGCTGCCACCAGCGGTCACCGATAACGCGGATGCATTGGTCTTGCCTTGCGTGCTGTTTTGGGCGGCGTCATCAATTGTTTTGTACATGGCGCTTGTGGCCCACCCGAACCCAACCGACCAGGCTCTACGCGAACGCATGCGCACCATTTTGCAGTCGGGCGGCGGTGACCATTTGTCGTGGATGACGCTGTGGGACGGCAACGACTATTGGTGTGCTGACGATGCAGATGGTTATGTTGCCTACCGGCTATCGGCCAACGTGGCCGTGACCTTGGGTGAACCCGTGTGTGGTGCGCAAGGCGATAGGGACGAGCTAGCCCGCCAGTTTGAGGCATTCGCCCAAAACAACGGGTGGACTGTGGCGTGGTATTCCGTGCGACCAGAGTTCCGCGATGCACTGGAACAACAGGGATGGCATAGCGTGCAGGTGGCCCAGGAATCAGTGGTTGATTGCCACGAAGTGAAGTTCACGGGCAAGAAATTCCAAGATGTTCGCACCGCCAGAAACCGAGCCGAAAAAGAAGGCATCCGCGCGGAATGGCTCACGTGGGACAGCGCCGGGCCCGCCTTGCGCGAACGCATCGTAGCGTTGAGTGAAGAGTGGGTGTCGGACAAGGCGCTGCCGGAAATGGGCTTCACCTTGGGCGGTATCGACGAGCTCCAAGACCCGCAGGTGCGTCTGCTCGTTGCGCTGGATCAACACGAGTGCGTCCACGGTGTCACCAGCTGGCTGCCCGCCTACCGTGACGGCGAGATTGACGGCTGGGTGCTGGACTTCATGCGCCGCGACCCCTCAGGTTTCCGGCCAGTGGTGGAGTTCCTCATCGCCGAGGCTATCGTGGCAGCCAACGAGGCAGGAGTGCCATGGGTGTCGCTATCGGGTGCGCCGCTGGCCCATGGCGGTCCGGACAGCCAGGACGATAAAGAGGACGTTCTGCTGAACGTACTCGACCGGGTCGGCCAGTACCTCGAACCCCTCTACGGGTTTAGGTCTTTGGCCTTTTTCAAAAAGAAGTTCCACCCGGAGCACGTTGCATGGTCACTGTGCTACCAGGACGAACTATCCCTGGCGTCAATTGGTGTGGCTGTCAGCAAGGCCTACGTTCCCCGAATTGGGGCGGGCCAGGCGGTTCACGTGGCACGAGTGTGGGCGCAGGGTTAA
- the purB gene encoding adenylosuccinate lyase: MKNVLANRYASDELVRLWSPEHKIVLERQLWIAVMKAQKDQGIDIPDEAIAAYEAHIDEVNLESIAARERVTRHDVKARIEEFNALAGYEHIHKGMTSRDLTENVEQLQIYRSLELMRDKAIAVAARIGVRAEENRSLVMAGRSHNVAAQATTLGKRFASAADELLVAIDRAEDLLGRYPLRGIKGPMGTAQDMLDLTGSQSNLDALERRIAEHLGFDRIFDSVGQVYPRSLDFDAVSALVQLGAGPSSLAHTIRLMAGNETVTEGFKEGQVGSSAMPHKMNARSCERVGGLQIILRGYLTMVADLSGQQWNEGDVFCSVVRRVALPDAFFALDGMFETFLTVLDEFGVFPAMIARELERYLPFLATTRILMAAVRAGVGREEAHEVIKEHAVAVALNMRENGGGQDLIERLAADPRLPMSKEDLDAALADRHAFVGAAESQVDRVLARIQAKVDEHPEAAAYTPGDIL, translated from the coding sequence ATGAAAAACGTACTAGCCAACCGATACGCCAGCGACGAACTTGTTCGCCTGTGGAGCCCCGAACACAAGATTGTTCTGGAGCGCCAATTGTGGATCGCCGTGATGAAGGCCCAGAAGGACCAGGGCATCGACATTCCGGATGAAGCAATCGCCGCCTACGAGGCCCACATTGATGAAGTCAACTTGGAGTCGATCGCGGCGCGTGAACGCGTGACCCGACACGACGTCAAGGCCCGTATTGAAGAGTTCAATGCTTTGGCTGGCTACGAGCATATCCACAAGGGCATGACTAGCCGTGACCTGACGGAAAACGTCGAGCAGTTGCAGATTTACCGCTCCCTGGAGCTCATGCGAGACAAGGCCATTGCGGTCGCCGCCCGCATCGGTGTGCGTGCGGAGGAAAACCGCAGCCTGGTGATGGCTGGCCGTTCCCACAACGTTGCCGCACAGGCCACCACCTTGGGTAAGCGATTCGCCTCTGCCGCTGACGAGCTGCTGGTGGCTATTGATCGAGCCGAGGATCTTTTGGGCCGCTACCCGCTGCGTGGCATCAAGGGCCCGATGGGTACCGCCCAGGACATGCTGGATCTGACGGGATCCCAGAGCAACCTCGATGCTTTGGAGCGTCGTATCGCCGAGCACCTGGGCTTTGATCGAATTTTCGATTCCGTCGGCCAGGTCTACCCGCGTTCTCTGGATTTTGACGCCGTGTCAGCCCTGGTCCAATTGGGTGCCGGCCCCTCGTCTTTGGCTCACACCATACGCCTGATGGCTGGTAACGAGACCGTGACGGAGGGCTTCAAGGAGGGGCAGGTTGGTTCTTCCGCTATGCCCCACAAGATGAATGCTCGTTCCTGCGAACGCGTCGGTGGTTTGCAGATTATTCTTCGCGGCTACCTGACGATGGTTGCTGATTTGTCGGGCCAGCAGTGGAACGAGGGCGATGTTTTCTGTTCGGTGGTTCGCCGCGTGGCTTTGCCGGATGCCTTCTTCGCTCTCGACGGAATGTTTGAAACCTTCCTGACGGTGTTGGATGAGTTCGGTGTGTTCCCCGCGATGATTGCCCGCGAGCTTGAACGCTACCTGCCCTTCCTTGCTACGACCCGTATTTTGATGGCTGCCGTGCGTGCGGGCGTGGGACGCGAGGAAGCACACGAGGTTATCAAGGAGCACGCCGTTGCGGTTGCGTTGAACATGCGTGAAAACGGTGGCGGCCAGGATCTCATTGAGCGTTTGGCTGCGGATCCGCGTCTGCCGATGAGCAAGGAGGATCTGGACGCCGCGTTGGCTGATCGCCATGCCTTTGTTGGGGCCGCAGAGTCCCAGGTGGATCGCGTGCTGGCTAGGATTCAGGCCAAGGTTGATGAGCATCCAGAAGCTGCGGCCTACACACCTGGCGATATTCTCTAA